Proteins from a single region of Streptomyces sp. Tu 3180:
- a CDS encoding ROK family protein → MTARPANAHQARLLRLLRDGGPNSRAQLGDQVDLSRSKLAVEVDRLLETELVVADGLAASRGGRRSHNIRLNPRLRLLGVDIGATSVDVAVTNAELEILGHINQPMYVREGPVAVFEQVLAMAAKLRASGLAEGFDGAGIGVPGPVRFPEGVPVAPPIMPGWDGFPVREALSQDLGCPVMVDNDVNLMAMGEQHAGVARTVADFLCVKIGTGIGCGIVVGGEVYRGTTGSAGDIGHIQAVPDGRPCACGNRGCLEAHFSGAALARDAMEAAQQGLSAELASRLETNGTLSAVDVAAAAAAGDASALDLIREGGNRTGQVIAGLVSFFNPGLVVIGGGVTGLGHTLLAAIRTQVYRQSLPLATGNLPIVLGELGPTAGVIGAARLISDHLFSPA, encoded by the coding sequence ATGACGGCGCGACCCGCGAACGCCCACCAGGCCCGCCTGCTCCGGCTGCTGCGCGACGGCGGTCCCAACTCCCGTGCCCAGCTGGGCGACCAGGTCGACCTCTCGCGGTCGAAGCTGGCCGTGGAGGTGGACCGGCTGCTGGAGACGGAACTCGTCGTGGCCGACGGACTCGCCGCCTCGCGCGGCGGCCGGCGGTCCCACAACATCCGGCTCAACCCGCGCCTGCGTCTCCTCGGCGTCGACATCGGCGCGACCTCGGTCGACGTCGCCGTCACCAACGCCGAGCTGGAGATCCTCGGACACATCAACCAGCCCATGTACGTCCGCGAGGGGCCGGTCGCGGTCTTCGAACAGGTACTGGCCATGGCCGCCAAGCTGAGGGCCTCGGGGCTCGCGGAGGGGTTCGACGGCGCCGGCATCGGCGTCCCCGGTCCGGTCCGCTTCCCCGAGGGCGTCCCGGTGGCCCCGCCGATCATGCCGGGCTGGGACGGCTTCCCCGTGCGGGAGGCGCTCAGCCAGGACCTCGGCTGCCCGGTCATGGTCGACAACGACGTGAACCTGATGGCGATGGGGGAGCAGCACGCGGGCGTCGCCCGCACCGTCGCCGACTTCCTCTGCGTCAAGATCGGCACCGGCATCGGCTGCGGCATCGTCGTCGGCGGTGAGGTCTACCGCGGGACGACGGGCAGCGCGGGCGACATCGGGCACATCCAGGCCGTGCCCGACGGCCGCCCGTGCGCCTGCGGCAACCGGGGCTGCCTGGAGGCGCACTTCTCCGGCGCGGCCCTCGCCCGGGACGCCATGGAGGCCGCCCAGCAGGGGCTCTCCGCCGAACTCGCGAGCCGCCTGGAGACCAACGGCACGCTCAGCGCCGTCGACGTCGCCGCGGCGGCCGCCGCGGGGGACGCGAGCGCCCTCGACCTGATCCGCGAGGGCGGCAACCGCACCGGCCAGGTCATCGCCGGCCTGGTCAGCTTCTTCAACCCCGGCCTGGTGGTGATCGGCGGCGGGGTGACCGGCCTCGGCCACACCCTGCTCGCCGCGATCCGCACCCAGGTCTACCGCCAGTCACTGCCCCTGGCGACCGGCAACCTGCCCATCGTCCTGGGCGAACTGGGCCCCACCGCCGGCGTCATCGGCGCGGCCCGGCTCATCAGCGACCACCTGTTCTCACCCGCGTAG
- a CDS encoding beta-ketoacyl-ACP synthase III — translation MIGSRIAAVGHYQPARVLTNEDLAGMVDTSDEWITSRVGIRTRHIAGPDEPVDELAAHAAAKALAAAGRAPADIDLVVVATSTAIDRSPNMAARVAARLGMPGPAVMDLNVVCAGFTHALATADHAVRAGAAGRALVIGADKMSDVADWTDRSTCVLVGDGAGAAVVEAAGEPGIGPVLWGSVPEMGNAVRIEGTPPRFAQEGQSVYRWATTRLPSIARRACEKAGVAPEELAAVVLHQANLRIIEPLALRIGAVHAVVARDVTESGNTSAASIPLAFSKLVERGSVSTGDPVLLFGFGGNLSYAGQVVRCP, via the coding sequence ATGATCGGCTCGCGCATCGCCGCCGTCGGCCACTACCAGCCCGCCAGGGTGCTCACCAACGAGGACCTGGCGGGCATGGTCGACACCAGCGACGAGTGGATCACGAGCCGGGTGGGCATCCGCACCCGTCACATCGCCGGCCCCGACGAGCCGGTCGACGAACTGGCCGCGCACGCCGCCGCCAAGGCCCTGGCGGCGGCCGGCCGCGCCCCCGCCGACATCGACCTGGTGGTGGTCGCCACCTCCACCGCGATCGACCGCTCGCCCAACATGGCCGCCCGGGTCGCCGCGCGCCTCGGCATGCCCGGGCCGGCGGTGATGGACCTCAACGTGGTCTGCGCCGGGTTCACCCACGCGCTGGCCACCGCCGACCACGCCGTGCGGGCCGGCGCCGCGGGCCGCGCCCTGGTGATCGGCGCCGACAAGATGTCCGACGTGGCCGACTGGACCGACCGCTCCACCTGCGTCCTCGTCGGTGACGGCGCGGGGGCCGCGGTGGTGGAGGCCGCCGGGGAACCCGGGATCGGGCCCGTGCTGTGGGGATCGGTGCCCGAGATGGGGAACGCGGTGCGGATCGAGGGGACGCCGCCGCGGTTCGCGCAGGAGGGGCAGAGCGTCTACCGCTGGGCGACCACCCGGCTGCCGTCCATCGCCCGCCGGGCCTGCGAGAAGGCGGGAGTGGCCCCCGAGGAACTCGCCGCGGTCGTGCTGCACCAGGCCAACCTGCGGATCATCGAGCCCCTCGCGCTCAGGATCGGCGCGGTCCACGCCGTCGTCGCCCGTGACGTCACCGAGTCCGGCAACACCTCGGCCGCGAGCATCCCGCTCGCCTTCTCCAAGCTGGTCGAGCGGGGTTCGGTGTCGACCGGCGATCCCGTGCTGCTGTTCGGCTTCGGCGGGAACCTGTCGTACGCGGGACAGGTCGTCCGCTGTCCCTGA
- a CDS encoding 2-dehydropantoate 2-reductase — translation MKVAVLGAGAIGAYVGAALHRAGADVHLIARGPHLAAMRRHGVRVHSPRGDFTAHPRATDDPAEVGPVDHVFLGLKAHAYAACGPLIAPLLHDTTAVVAAQNGIPWWYFHRHGGPWDGHRIESVDPGGAVSAVLAPERAVGCVVYAATELEGPGVVRHLEGTRFSVGEPDRSVSARCLEFGAAMRAGGLKCPVEPDLRNDIWLKLLGNISFNPISALARATMRQMCAHGGTRRVIETMMAETLAVAEALGCEVGVSIERRLAGAEKVGDHRTSTLQDLERGKPLELDVLLAAVVELAETTGVEVPTLRTVHAISDLLALRSAA, via the coding sequence GTGAAAGTCGCAGTCCTCGGCGCCGGGGCCATCGGCGCCTACGTCGGCGCCGCGCTCCACCGCGCGGGTGCCGACGTGCACCTCATCGCCCGTGGACCGCACCTGGCGGCCATGAGGCGGCACGGCGTGCGGGTGCACAGCCCACGCGGCGACTTCACCGCACACCCCCGCGCGACCGACGACCCGGCCGAGGTCGGCCCGGTCGACCACGTCTTCCTGGGCCTGAAGGCCCACGCGTACGCGGCGTGCGGGCCGCTGATCGCCCCCCTGCTGCACGACACCACGGCGGTCGTCGCCGCCCAGAACGGCATTCCCTGGTGGTACTTCCACCGGCACGGCGGTCCCTGGGACGGCCACCGCATCGAGAGCGTGGACCCGGGCGGCGCGGTCAGTGCGGTGCTCGCGCCCGAACGGGCCGTCGGCTGCGTCGTCTACGCGGCCACCGAGCTGGAGGGCCCGGGCGTCGTCCGGCATCTGGAGGGCACCCGGTTCTCCGTCGGCGAGCCCGACCGCAGCGTCTCGGCGCGCTGCCTGGAGTTCGGCGCGGCCATGCGGGCCGGCGGCCTGAAGTGCCCGGTCGAGCCGGACCTGCGCAACGACATCTGGCTGAAGCTGCTCGGCAACATCTCCTTCAACCCGATCAGCGCCCTGGCCCGCGCCACCATGCGGCAGATGTGCGCGCACGGCGGCACCCGCCGGGTGATCGAGACGATGATGGCCGAGACCCTGGCGGTCGCCGAGGCCCTCGGCTGCGAGGTCGGCGTCTCCATCGAGCGCCGGCTCGCGGGCGCCGAGAAGGTCGGCGACCACCGCACCTCCACGCTCCAGGACCTGGAGCGCGGCAAACCGCTGGAACTCGACGTGCTGCTCGCCGCGGTCGTCGAGCTCGCGGAGACCACCGGCGTGGAGGTGCCCACCCTGCGCACCGTGCACGCCATCTCGGACCTGCTCGCGCTGAGGAGCGCCGCATGA
- a CDS encoding OFA family MFS transporter — translation MSPPVAPPGWSRWLVPPAALSVHLSIGQAYAWSVFKPPLESALGLSGTQSALPFQLGIVMLGLSAAFGGTLVERNGPRWAMTVALVCFSSGFLLSALGAATGQYWLIVLGYGFVGGIGLGIGYISPVSTLIKWFPDRPGMATGIAIMGFGGGALIASPWSARMLESFGTDGDGIALAFLVHGLTYAVFMLLGVVLVRVPRTERPVAGGPAVLTGPQVSARGAVRTPQFWLLWIVLCMNVTAGIGILEKAAPMITDFFADTSAPVSATAAAGFVALLSAANMAGRIGWSSTSDLIGRKNVYRLYLGAGALMYALIALFGDSSKPLFVLCALVILSFYGGGFATVPAYLKDLFGAYQVGAIHGRLLTAWSTAGVLGPLIVNWVADRQEEAGRHGSSLYGLSLLIMIGLLVVGFVANELVRPVHPRHHVPEPDTVKEAADDRRQQPESA, via the coding sequence ATGAGTCCCCCCGTCGCACCCCCCGGGTGGAGCCGCTGGCTGGTTCCGCCCGCCGCCCTCTCCGTTCACCTCTCCATCGGCCAGGCCTACGCGTGGAGCGTGTTCAAGCCGCCGCTGGAGTCCGCGCTCGGCCTCAGCGGCACCCAGAGCGCGCTGCCCTTCCAGCTCGGCATCGTCATGCTCGGCCTGTCCGCCGCCTTCGGCGGCACCCTCGTCGAACGCAACGGCCCGCGCTGGGCGATGACCGTCGCCCTGGTCTGCTTCTCCTCCGGCTTCCTGCTCTCCGCCCTCGGCGCGGCCACCGGGCAGTACTGGCTGATCGTCCTCGGCTACGGCTTCGTCGGCGGCATCGGCCTCGGCATCGGGTACATCTCGCCGGTGTCGACGCTCATCAAGTGGTTCCCGGACCGGCCCGGCATGGCCACCGGCATCGCCATCATGGGCTTCGGCGGCGGCGCGCTGATCGCCTCGCCCTGGTCGGCGCGGATGCTCGAGTCCTTCGGCACCGACGGCGACGGCATCGCGCTCGCCTTCCTCGTGCACGGGCTGACCTACGCGGTGTTCATGCTGCTCGGCGTGGTGCTCGTACGGGTGCCGCGCACCGAGCGGCCGGTGGCCGGCGGCCCCGCCGTCCTCACCGGACCGCAGGTCTCGGCCCGCGGCGCCGTGCGCACCCCGCAGTTCTGGCTGCTGTGGATCGTGCTCTGCATGAACGTCACCGCCGGCATCGGCATCCTGGAGAAGGCCGCGCCGATGATCACCGACTTCTTCGCGGACACCTCCGCCCCGGTGTCGGCGACGGCCGCGGCCGGCTTCGTCGCGCTGCTGTCGGCGGCGAACATGGCGGGCCGCATCGGCTGGTCGTCCACCTCCGACCTGATCGGCCGGAAGAACGTCTACCGCCTCTACCTGGGCGCCGGCGCACTGATGTACGCGCTCATCGCCCTGTTCGGCGACTCCTCCAAACCGCTGTTCGTGCTGTGCGCGCTGGTGATCCTCTCCTTCTACGGCGGCGGCTTCGCGACGGTCCCGGCGTATCTGAAGGACCTGTTCGGCGCCTACCAGGTCGGCGCGATCCACGGGCGGCTGCTCACCGCCTGGTCCACGGCCGGCGTGCTCGGACCGCTGATCGTGAACTGGGTGGCCGACCGGCAGGAGGAGGCGGGCCGGCACGGCTCGTCGCTGTACGGGCTGTCGCTGCTGATCATGATCGGACTGCTGGTCGTCGGCTTCGTCGCCAACGAGCTCGTCCGCCCCGTCCATCCCCGCCACCACGTCCCGGAACCCGACACGGTGAAGGAGGCCGCCGATGACCGGCGACAGCAGCCAGAGTCCGCCTAG
- a CDS encoding GntR family transcriptional regulator, which yields MLSTGLPQGAVPRLERPGPLRDRVYEALLELITTRALQPGQHLVESELAGHLGVSRQPVREALQRLNTEGWVDLRPAQGAFVHEPTEEEADQLLTVRTLLEAEAARLAALNADGAGVEALEEILAQGLEAVASDDVDAAVALNARFHATVMELAGNAVLAELAARVDRRVRWYYTPIARQRGGQSWVEHRDLIAAIADHDEQLATRLMREHTEHTRRSYHARTKS from the coding sequence ATGTTGTCGACAGGACTGCCCCAGGGGGCGGTGCCCAGGCTCGAACGGCCCGGCCCGCTGCGCGACCGCGTCTACGAGGCGCTGCTCGAACTCATCACCACCCGCGCCCTCCAGCCCGGCCAACACCTGGTCGAGAGCGAACTCGCCGGCCACCTCGGGGTCTCCCGCCAGCCGGTGCGCGAGGCGCTGCAGCGGCTCAACACCGAGGGCTGGGTGGACCTGCGCCCGGCGCAGGGCGCGTTCGTGCACGAGCCGACGGAGGAGGAGGCCGACCAGCTGCTCACCGTCCGCACGCTGCTGGAGGCCGAGGCCGCCCGGCTCGCCGCGCTCAACGCGGACGGCGCGGGCGTCGAGGCCCTGGAGGAGATCCTGGCGCAGGGTCTCGAAGCCGTCGCCTCCGACGACGTGGACGCCGCCGTCGCCCTCAACGCCCGCTTCCACGCCACGGTCATGGAGCTGGCCGGCAACGCGGTGCTCGCCGAGCTCGCCGCCCGGGTCGACCGGCGCGTGCGCTGGTACTACACGCCGATCGCCCGGCAGCGCGGCGGACAGTCCTGGGTCGAGCACCGTGACCTGATCGCCGCCATCGCGGACCACGACGAGCAGCTGGCCACCCGGCTCATGCGCGAACACACCGAGCACACCCGGCGTTCGTACCACGCGCGGACGAAGTCCTAG